One segment of Paramormyrops kingsleyae isolate MSU_618 chromosome 8, PKINGS_0.4, whole genome shotgun sequence DNA contains the following:
- the LOC140592170 gene encoding uncharacterized protein: protein SPYHYLSCLSWLHPSALTVSHHLSLLLRHAFPISRLLSQRSAALPPPVPASSCCPSLRPPALPPPVPLSSCSPTACPVVLLLSHSLSRHPPALPPPVSCSPATCPGVLPLSRLSQRPAALPAPVPASSCCPAACPGYPPTPFRSPATCPCVFPLSRRLSRCPPAQPPVPAPCRSPTACHGILLLSHRLSRLPPNILQLSCRLPLRLPTLPPPIPVSSCLAACPSILPLSHCLSQLHPNTLPLSCCLPLHLPTLPPLIPVSSCLAACPSILPLSHCLSQLPPNTLQLSCRLPLCLPTLPPPVLVSSRSAACPSTLPLSHHLSWRSPALPPPVTASSRSPAASPGYPPTPSHSPATCPCIFPLSRHLSRCPPA from the coding sequence TCACCCTACCActacctgtcctgcctgtcctggcTGCACCCCAGTGCCCTTACGGTCTCCCACCACCTCTCCCTGCTGCTCCGCCATGCGTTCCCGATCTCCCGCCTCCTGTCCCAGCGCTCTGCCGCTCTCCCGCCGCCTGTCCCTGCATCCTCCTGCTGCCCATCCCTGCGTCCTCCCGCTCTGCCACCGCCTGTCCCGTTGTCTTCCTGCTCTCCCACGGCCTGTCCCGTCGTCCTCCTGCTATCCCACAGCCTGTCCCGTCATCCTCCTGCTCTCCCACCGCCTGTCTCTTGCTCTCCCGCCACCTGTCCCGGTGTCCTCCCGCTTAGCCGCCTGTCCCAGCGCCCTGCCGCTCTCCCAGCGCCTGTCCCAGCATCCTCCTGCTGTCCCGCTGCCTGTCCTGGCTACCCCCCAACACCCTTCCGCTCTCCTGCCACCTGCCCCTGTGTCTTCCCTCTCTCCCGCCGCCTGTCACGGTGTCCTCCCGCTCAGCCGCCTGTCCCAGCACCCTGCCGCTCTCCCACTGCCTGTCACGGCATCCTCCTGCTCTCCCACCGCCTGTCCCGGCTACCCCCCAACATCCTCCAGCTCTCCTGCCGCCTGCCTCTGCGGCTTCCCACTCTCCCGCCACCTATCCCGGTGTCGTCCTGCTTAGCTGCCTGTCCCAGCATCCTCCCGCTCTCCCACTGCCTGTCCCAGCTACACCCCAACACCCTCCCACTCTCCTGCTGCCTGCCCCTGCATCTTCCCACTCTCCCGCCACTTATTCCGGTGTCGTCCTGCTTGGCTGCCTGTCCCAGCATCCTCCCGCTCTCCCACTGCCTGTCCCAGCTACCCCCCAACACCCTCCAGCTCTCCTGCCGCCTGCCCCTGTGTCTTCCCACTCTCCCGCCACCTGTCCTGGTATCCTCCCGCTCAGCCGCCTGTCCCAGCACCTTGCCGCTCTCCCACCACCTGTCCTGGCGTTCTCCTGCTCTCCCACCGCCTGTCACAGCATCCTCCCGCTCTCCCGCTGCCTCTCCCGGGTACCCCCCAACACCCTCCCACTCTCCTGCCACCTGCCCCTGCATCTTCCCACTCTCCCGCCACCTATCCCGGTGTCCTCCTGCTTAG
- the bap1 gene encoding ubiquitin carboxyl-terminal hydrolase BAP1 — protein MNKGWLELESDPGLFTLLVEDFGVKGVQVEEIYDLQSKCQSPVYGFIFLFKWIEERRSRRKVSTLVDETSVIDEEIVNDMFFAHQLIPNSCATHALLSVLLNCNGVELGPTLSRMKAFTKGFSPESKGYAIGNAPELAKAHNSHARPEPRHLPEKQNGISAVRTMEAFHFVSYVPVKDRLFELDGLKAYPIDHGPWAEDEEWTDKARRVIMERIGLATAGEPYHDIRFNLMAVVPDRRMKYESRLEILKKNRQTVLEGLQQLIRMTQPELVQDRKQQEASFPEDTPPAMKHELDANTESTATAEMAAPTDPADQQSLRGQPQTAHASLSRGKAPLKQPGPTGNAPPVNSPNPIVQRLPAFLDNHNYAKSPMQEEEDMAAGVSRSRPPGPPNPSYSDDEDDYEDEEDEDCSNTDAHSRFRRKTGLRPGGRGLEGQLALNVLAEKLKKECQRKDVSTPLSVRTEGRTGGICITAPSQPSPTPSNESTDTASEIGSAFNSPLRSPLRSAAATRPSSPVTSHLSKVIFGEEDGLLRLDCLRYNRAVRELGGAVGSTLLHLQEDGVLCTLAATGDTPVDGIKQNPAPRPVEGIKTEDTDDGAEVKPNKERIEPPENSTPYRPAGEKYSPKELLALLKCVESDIANYEVCLKEEVEKRKKYKIDDQRRTHNYDEFICTFISMLAQEGMLASLVEQNISVRRRQGVSIGRLHKQRKPDRRKRSRPYKAKRQ, from the exons atgaataaagggTGGCTGGAACTCGAAAGTGACCCAG GACTCTTCACGCTCCTGGTGGAGGATTTTG GTGTGAAAGGTGTTCAGGTTGAGGAGATATATGATTTGCAGAGCAAATGCCAAAG CCCGGTGTATGGCTTCATCTTCCTCTTCAAATGGATAGAGGAACGCCGATCCAGAAGGAAGGTGTCCACACTGGTAGATGAGACCTCAGTTATTGATGAAGAAATTGTCAATGACATGTTCTTTGCTCACCAG CTCATCCCCAACTCCTGCGCCACCCACGCCCTGCTCAGTGTGCTCCTCAACTGCAATGGCGTGGAGCTGGGACCCACCCTCAGCCGGATGAAGGCATTCACCAAAGGCTTCAGTCCAGAG AGTAAAGGATATGCAATCGGAAATGCTCCTGAACTTGCCAAAGCACACAACAGTCATGCCAG GCCCGAGCCCAGGCACCTGCCAGAGAAGCAGAATGGCATCAGCGCGGTCCGGACCATGGAGGCCTTCCACTTCGTCAGCTACGTTCCCGTCAAGGACCGTCTGTTTGAATTAGACGGCCTCAAGGCCTACCCCATTGACCACG GTCCGTGGGCAGAAGACGAGGAGTGGACAGACAAAGCCCGCCGTGTCATCATGGAGCGGATAGGACTGGCTACAGCTGG TGAGCCATACCATGATATCCGCTTCAACCTGATGGCTGTGGTTCCTGACCGGAGGATGAAATATGAGTCCAGACTGGAGATCCTGAAGAAGAACAGGCAGACGGTGCTGGAGGGCCTACAGCAG CTCATCCGAATGACTCAGCCTGAGTTGGTCCAGGACCGTAAGCAGCAGGAAGCTTCATTTCCTGAGGACACACCCCCTGCTATGAAGCATGAGCTGGATGCCAACACTGAGAGCACAGCCACGGCTGAGATGGCTGCTCCCACAG ATCCTGCAGATCAGCAGAGCCTCCGTGGCCAGCCCCAGACTGCCCACGCCTCGCTGAGTCGGGGCAAAGCCCCTCTCAAGCAGCCAGGGCCCACTGGAAATGCGCCACCCGTCAACAGTCCCAATCCCATTGTTCAGCGCCTGCCTGCTTTCCTGGACAACCATAACTACGCCAAGTCTCCCATGCAG GAGGAGGAAGACATGGCCGCAGGAGTGAGTCGCTCCCGGCCTCCTGGCCCGCCGAATCCCTCCTACTCTGATGATGAAGATGACTATGAGGATGAAGAAGACGAAGACTGTAGCAACACCGATGCACACAGCAG GTTCAGGAGGAAGACGGGCCTGAGACCAGGAGGCCGGGGCCTGGAGGGCCAGCTGGCTCTGAACGTGCTGGCagagaagctgaagaaggaatGCCAAAGGAAGGACGTGTCAACACCACTGTCGGTGCGGACGGAGGGCCGCACTGGGGGGATCTGCATCACTGCGCCCTCGCAGCCCTCACCCACGCCCAGCAACGAGAGCACGGACACAGCGTCGGAGATTGGCAGTGCCTTCAACTCGCCACTCCGCTCACCGCTGCGCTCTGCCGCTGCCACCAGACCCTCCAGCCCAGTCACTTCCCACCTGTCCAAGGTGATATTTGGGGAGGAGGACGGTCTGCTCCGCCTTGACTGCCTACGCTACAACCGTGCTGTGCGTGAGCTGGGGGGCGCTGTCGGCTCGACGCTACTCCACCTACAGGAGGACGGCGTGCTCTGCACCCTTGCCGCCACAG GAGATACTCCTGTGGACGGCATCAAGCAGAACCCTGCTCCAAGACCAGTAGAGGGCATCAAGACAGAAGACACAGACGACGGTGCTGAAGTGAAACCCAATAAGGAAAGGATTGAGCCTCCTGAAAACAGCACCCCCTATAGGCCGGCTGGGGAGAAGTACTCCCCTAAG GAGCTGCTGGCTCTGCTGAAATGCGTGGAGTCTGACATTGCCAATTATGAAGTGTGTCTCAAGGAGGAGGTTGAGAAGCGGAAGAAGTACAAG ATCGATGACCAGAGGCGGACCCATAACTATGACGAGTTCATCTGCACGTTCATCTCCATGCTGGCTCAGGAAG GCATGCTGGCCAGCCTGGTGGAGCAGAACATCTCAGTGAGGCGTCGCCAGGGCGTGAGCATCGGACGACTGCACAAACAAAGGAAGCCGGATAGGCGGAAACGTTCACGCCCATACAAGGCCAAGcgccagtga